In Horticoccus luteus, the following proteins share a genomic window:
- a CDS encoding DegT/DnrJ/EryC1/StrS family aminotransferase produces the protein MGPDELSLVQDAFATNWIAPLGPHVDKFESEFVDVIRAPLSAGAGRTAEGGGQATDGAGRTAEGGGRTGGGSFSVTRDSLFGAAGAPMYAAALSSGTAALHLALRLIGLQRGDEVFVSTLTFSASVNPIAYEGGRPVFIDSDRTSWNMDPARLEEALKDRAAKGRLPKAVILVHLYGQSADLDAIAGLCAQYGVPLIEDAAEALGAIYYRKLPLSVTRDPLSGDGDAGAADDGGRTTEGGRRTEDGRLMTEGGRRTEDGRLMTEGDHRTAEDGPHITPAAHAAGGALSDGRKSLSVTRDSLSGAPAAVREPIAPGTVGRLGIFSFNGNKIITTSGGGMLVSADKALIDKARFLATQARDPAPHYQHSEIGFNYRMSNVLAAIGRGQLRVLADRVNARRANCAFYQAAFADLPGIEFMPEAAFGRCTRWLTCITVDPAKFGCDREALREALLKENIEARPVWKPMHQQPVFAGCDTFGGEVADDLFARGLCLPSGSNLTRADLERVVAGVKSLFVKR, from the coding sequence ATGGGTCCGGATGAGCTGTCGCTCGTCCAGGACGCGTTCGCGACCAACTGGATCGCGCCGCTCGGGCCGCACGTCGACAAATTCGAGAGCGAATTTGTCGACGTTATTCGTGCTCCGTTGTCCGCTGGCGCGGGGCGGACGGCGGAGGGCGGAGGGCAGGCGACGGATGGCGCGGGGCGGACGGCGGAGGGCGGAGGACGGACGGGGGGGGGATCGTTTTCCGTTACTCGTGATTCGTTATTCGGGGCCGCTGGCGCGCCGATGTATGCGGCGGCGTTGTCGTCTGGAACGGCCGCGTTGCACTTGGCGTTGCGCTTGATCGGGCTGCAGCGGGGAGACGAGGTATTTGTCTCGACGCTGACGTTCAGCGCGAGCGTCAATCCCATCGCTTACGAGGGCGGGCGGCCGGTGTTCATCGATAGCGATCGCACGAGCTGGAATATGGATCCGGCGCGGCTGGAGGAGGCGTTGAAGGATCGCGCGGCGAAGGGGCGTCTGCCCAAGGCCGTGATACTGGTGCATCTTTACGGGCAGAGCGCGGATCTCGACGCGATCGCGGGGCTGTGCGCGCAGTATGGCGTACCTTTGATCGAGGATGCGGCGGAGGCGTTGGGGGCAATTTACTATCGTAAATTGCCGTTATCCGTTACTCGTGATCCGTTATCCGGGGACGGGGACGCAGGCGCGGCGGACGACGGAGGGCGGACGACGGAGGGCGGACGGCGGACGGAGGACGGACGGCTGATGACGGAGGGCGGACGGCGGACGGAGGACGGACGGCTGATGACGGAGGGCGACCATCGGACGGCGGAGGACGGGCCGCATATAACGCCTGCGGCGCACGCGGCGGGGGGGGCGTTATCTGATGGGAGGAAATCGTTATCCGTTACTCGTGATTCGTTATCCGGGGCTCCGGCCGCGGTGCGGGAACCGATTGCGCCGGGGACGGTGGGGCGGCTGGGGATTTTTTCCTTCAACGGGAACAAGATCATCACGACGTCGGGCGGGGGAATGTTGGTGTCGGCGGACAAGGCGTTGATCGACAAGGCGCGGTTTCTCGCCACGCAGGCGCGCGATCCGGCGCCGCACTATCAACATTCCGAAATCGGCTTCAATTACCGCATGAGCAATGTGCTCGCGGCCATCGGACGCGGACAACTGCGCGTGCTCGCGGATCGGGTGAATGCCCGGCGGGCGAATTGCGCGTTTTATCAAGCGGCGTTCGCCGATCTGCCGGGCATCGAATTCATGCCGGAGGCGGCGTTCGGACGCTGCACGCGGTGGCTGACGTGCATCACGGTCGATCCTGCGAAGTTTGGGTGCGACCGCGAAGCGTTGCGCGAGGCGCTGCTGAAGGAGAACATCGAGGCCCGGCCGGTGTGGAAGCCGATGCACCAGCAGCCGGTGTTTGCGGGCTGCGACACGTTTGGCGGCGAGGTGGCGGATGATTTGTTCGCGCGCGGGCTGTGTCTGCCGTCGGGTTCGAATCTCACGCGGGCGGATTTGGAGCGGGTGGTGGCGGGGGTGAAATCGTTATTCGTTAAGCGTTGA
- a CDS encoding plasmid mobilization protein, producing the protein MPVISFKVDPASAQRIRDKARAAKSSVSAYLRKAALGETERQATKIVRRKHPVSGLPHNAAGTGRVVTEEEIRAALADFP; encoded by the coding sequence ATGCCCGTTATCAGTTTCAAAGTGGATCCCGCGTCGGCACAGCGGATTCGGGACAAGGCCCGGGCCGCTAAGTCGTCGGTTTCCGCCTACCTCCGGAAGGCGGCACTCGGTGAAACTGAACGGCAGGCGACTAAAATTGTTCGTCGGAAGCATCCGGTTTCGGGTTTGCCCCACAACGCAGCAGGCACCGGCCGCGTGGTGACGGAAGAGGAAATCCGGGCGGCGCTCGCTGATTTCCCGTGA
- a CDS encoding exosortase-associated EpsI family protein → MKKLLLLFTALGLIAAVVVQCLPKQSPATSDSKTRRLDEMFATRGDGWTSVEVPLGQTEAVQGAVEKTLRYDDVLFRQYTTTTGDHFTLYIAYWDAGKMPTQLVASHTPDRCWTSAGWQCDEIQHGVAVADREGVTRPGEFRRFTAAGGTVQYVVYWQLVGNDLYDFGDRFNQVPSAWRWLRDAFKQMFVAPPAQYFVRLASDQPLEKIKGDPAFDSVLSGLRAIGLGAGSAPDVGRQTTDDGGRRTERATRR, encoded by the coding sequence ATGAAAAAGCTTTTGCTGCTGTTCACCGCTTTGGGGCTGATCGCGGCGGTCGTGGTGCAGTGCCTGCCGAAGCAGTCGCCTGCGACGTCCGACAGCAAGACGAGGCGTCTTGATGAAATGTTTGCGACTCGAGGGGATGGTTGGACCTCGGTGGAGGTGCCTCTCGGCCAAACAGAGGCGGTGCAAGGTGCCGTCGAAAAGACGCTGCGTTACGATGACGTGCTCTTTCGTCAATACACGACGACAACCGGAGATCACTTCACATTATATATCGCCTATTGGGATGCGGGTAAAATGCCGACGCAACTGGTGGCCTCGCATACGCCGGACCGCTGCTGGACTTCGGCCGGCTGGCAGTGTGATGAAATTCAGCATGGCGTTGCGGTGGCTGATCGCGAAGGCGTCACCCGCCCCGGGGAATTTCGGCGGTTCACGGCAGCAGGCGGCACCGTGCAGTACGTGGTCTATTGGCAGCTCGTGGGTAACGATCTTTACGATTTTGGCGATCGATTCAACCAAGTGCCTTCCGCGTGGCGCTGGTTGCGCGATGCATTTAAGCAAATGTTCGTTGCGCCTCCGGCGCAGTATTTTGTGCGTCTCGCCAGCGACCAGCCGTTGGAGAAGATCAAAGGCGATCCGGCGTTCGACAGCGTTCTGAGCGGTCTGCGGGCGATTGGGCTGGGGGCGGGAAGCGCGCCAGACGTCGGAAGGCAGACGACGGATGACGGAGGACGGAGGACGGAGCGCGCAACGCGGCGTTAA
- a CDS encoding glycosyltransferase family 4 protein — protein MNGPTVIFFNQVAGPLFRELAEDVAREVGGAELVTGHLAEIGRSLDPSLRVISAPDYDRRSLLRRSSSWLHYFLRAAAVVMRSDRSQVLFFVSNPPFLSVLGWLAAVLRGQCYCVLVYDLYPGVLVQLGRLSPRSPVTWVWRKFNRLVWRRAAFVFTIGDHMAETIRAEDNGLGQLNVCVIPNWADVEFVRPLPKSENLFLQSLGWGNRTVVLYSGNLGNTHNLDGLLQAAELLKERSDLAFLIIGAGAQWGAVEAAIARRGLHNMRLLPFQPESLLPQTLPAGDIAVVSMDNAMAGYMVPSKTYYSMAAGSALLALVPRECEVADIVADGGCGARVDATDAPAIVRILIEWLDAPERLAEYRRRARALAESQFSRNNSAKYVAALRPLVLAGRG, from the coding sequence ATGAACGGACCTACCGTAATTTTTTTCAATCAGGTAGCAGGCCCGCTTTTTCGCGAACTTGCCGAGGATGTGGCGCGCGAGGTCGGTGGCGCCGAGCTAGTGACGGGGCATCTGGCGGAGATCGGCCGCTCTTTGGATCCTTCGCTGCGGGTGATCTCCGCACCGGACTATGATAGGAGAAGTTTGCTGCGGCGGTCATCCTCTTGGCTGCATTATTTTTTGCGCGCAGCGGCGGTCGTTATGCGGTCCGACCGGAGCCAGGTGCTCTTTTTCGTTTCAAACCCGCCGTTTCTTTCGGTGCTGGGATGGCTTGCCGCCGTACTGCGCGGGCAATGTTATTGCGTGTTGGTTTACGATCTTTATCCGGGCGTGCTCGTGCAACTCGGGCGGCTTTCTCCGCGCAGTCCAGTTACTTGGGTCTGGCGAAAATTCAACCGACTTGTGTGGCGGCGGGCCGCGTTTGTCTTCACGATCGGCGATCATATGGCCGAAACTATCCGTGCCGAAGACAACGGGCTAGGTCAGCTCAATGTCTGTGTGATTCCGAACTGGGCCGATGTCGAATTTGTTCGTCCACTGCCCAAGAGCGAGAACCTATTTTTGCAATCGCTTGGATGGGGTAATCGTACGGTTGTGCTTTATTCGGGTAACTTAGGGAATACCCACAATCTTGACGGGCTCCTGCAGGCGGCGGAGTTGCTCAAGGAACGAAGCGATCTTGCATTTCTCATCATCGGCGCTGGGGCCCAGTGGGGGGCGGTCGAGGCAGCTATTGCAAGGCGCGGGCTTCACAATATGCGTTTGCTGCCATTTCAGCCGGAGAGCTTGCTGCCGCAGACGCTCCCCGCGGGCGATATCGCCGTGGTCTCGATGGACAACGCAATGGCCGGCTACATGGTGCCAAGCAAGACTTACTACTCGATGGCGGCCGGTTCGGCGCTGCTGGCGCTTGTGCCGCGAGAGTGCGAGGTCGCCGATATTGTCGCTGACGGCGGCTGTGGCGCGAGGGTCGATGCGACCGATGCGCCCGCGATTGTGCGCATTTTGATCGAGTGGCTCGATGCTCCCGAACGGCTGGCCGAATACCGTCGGCGGGCTAGGGCCCTTGCGGAATCGCAGTTTTCGCGCAACAACAGCGCGAAGTATGTGGCGGCGCTCCGCCCGTTGGTACTTGCTGGTCGCGGATGA
- a CDS encoding dTMP kinase: protein MLIVFSGTDGAGKSTQIELLERALRGRGASVRRVWIRGGYTPGFAALKGLVRRFRPQALPKPGASSERTLTFASSRVRRVWLTLALLDLLLLTALVLRVRVAMGRTVLCDRYLEDSLLDFRRNFPQEEVADWWLWRVLAQCAVKPTHQFLLLVRPAESARRSRLKDEPFPDSPETLAWRYDAYRALGAGGGWQVIDCERSIAAVQREIAAKVGV, encoded by the coding sequence ATGTTGATCGTTTTCAGCGGGACAGATGGGGCGGGGAAGTCGACGCAGATCGAATTGCTCGAGCGAGCGCTGCGTGGGCGTGGAGCCAGTGTGCGGCGGGTCTGGATCCGCGGCGGATACACCCCGGGGTTTGCCGCCTTGAAAGGGCTCGTGCGGCGCTTTCGTCCGCAGGCGTTGCCGAAGCCGGGCGCATCCAGCGAACGCACGCTAACATTCGCCTCGTCGCGCGTGCGGAGGGTTTGGCTCACTCTGGCGCTGCTCGACTTGCTGCTGCTCACCGCGCTCGTCCTGCGTGTGCGGGTCGCGATGGGGCGCACCGTGCTGTGCGATCGCTATCTCGAGGACAGCCTGTTGGATTTTCGGCGCAACTTTCCGCAGGAGGAGGTGGCGGACTGGTGGCTCTGGCGTGTGCTGGCGCAGTGCGCCGTGAAGCCGACCCATCAGTTCCTGCTGCTTGTGCGGCCGGCGGAGTCGGCCCGGCGCTCGCGGCTGAAGGATGAACCTTTCCCTGATTCACCGGAGACCCTGGCGTGGCGCTACGATGCGTATCGCGCACTTGGGGCCGGCGGTGGCTGGCAAGTGATCGATTGCGAACGCTCGATTGCAGCGGTGCAGCGCGAGATCGCGGCAAAGGTCGGCGTATGA
- a CDS encoding HAD family hydrolase, with translation MAEKWPIHTVVLDMDDTLFAERDYVLSGFRAAGAWLVRERGVAGFAEEAQRLFEAGRRGRIFNEALATLTESKTDSWVAELIAVYREHQPQLRLLPEAESFLIWARPRFRLALVSDGFLAVQQRKAHALGLAQWMDHLVFTDQWGRESWKPAQRGFEEVVRLNPGDAEGYVYVADNPRKDFIAPRALGWKTVRVRRSGGEHAAYEPTADEAADQEIDSLDALGALLKPCRP, from the coding sequence GTGGCTGAAAAGTGGCCTATTCACACGGTTGTCCTCGACATGGACGATACGCTTTTTGCCGAGCGCGATTATGTCTTGAGTGGATTTCGCGCCGCCGGAGCCTGGCTCGTCCGTGAACGCGGGGTCGCGGGGTTCGCCGAGGAGGCGCAGCGTTTGTTCGAGGCAGGCCGGCGCGGGCGGATTTTCAACGAAGCACTCGCCACACTGACGGAGTCAAAAACGGACAGTTGGGTGGCAGAGCTAATTGCCGTCTACCGCGAGCATCAACCGCAGTTGCGACTGCTACCGGAAGCGGAGTCGTTTCTCATTTGGGCGCGGCCTCGATTTCGCCTGGCGCTCGTCAGCGACGGTTTTTTGGCGGTGCAGCAACGCAAGGCGCATGCGCTTGGATTGGCTCAATGGATGGATCATCTGGTATTCACTGACCAATGGGGTCGCGAGTCTTGGAAGCCTGCTCAGAGAGGCTTTGAGGAAGTCGTGCGACTGAATCCCGGCGATGCTGAGGGCTACGTGTATGTTGCCGACAATCCCCGCAAGGACTTCATCGCCCCGCGGGCGCTGGGCTGGAAAACTGTGCGCGTGCGCCGGTCCGGAGGCGAGCACGCGGCGTATGAGCCAACGGCTGATGAAGCCGCAGACCAAGAGATTGACTCGTTGGACGCCTTGGGCGCCCTTCTGAAGCCGTGTCGCCCATGA
- a CDS encoding ATP-grasp domain-containing protein, whose protein sequence is MVLRSAYRGPFAKTGENVSANLSVLFTSAGRRVELMRCFRADAAGLGLPLRAMAADLRPELSAACGAADDRFMVPRCLAPDYVPTLLDLCRTERVALLVPTIDTELSVLAEHVAEFAAIGTRVAVSSPAVVAVARDKLQTATTFGAAGVTVPRTALLADMLADPSDWRFPVILKPLGGSSSIGLAVARTPEEARQIGAQRDDYLAQEQWLGREYTVNIFFDARGALRCAVPHWRIETRGGEVSKGRTERVPALEKAAKQIAAALPGARGALCFQAIVNERGEAGVFELNARFGGGYPLAHRAGARFSQWLLEEVAGLPCTANDDWKEGVTMLRYDAAVFV, encoded by the coding sequence ATGGTGCTACGCTCGGCGTATCGCGGACCTTTTGCTAAAACGGGCGAAAACGTGAGCGCCAACTTGTCCGTTTTATTTACGTCAGCTGGCCGGCGGGTGGAATTGATGCGATGCTTTCGGGCGGACGCGGCAGGACTCGGTTTGCCACTGCGTGCGATGGCGGCAGACCTGCGGCCGGAGTTGAGCGCAGCCTGCGGAGCCGCTGACGATCGGTTCATGGTGCCCCGCTGCCTCGCACCGGACTATGTGCCGACGTTGCTTGATCTCTGCCGTACAGAGCGGGTGGCCCTGTTAGTGCCAACAATCGACACGGAGCTTTCCGTTCTGGCGGAGCACGTCGCGGAATTCGCCGCCATCGGCACTCGAGTGGCTGTCTCGTCTCCCGCCGTGGTTGCCGTTGCTCGAGACAAGCTTCAGACTGCAACAACCTTCGGCGCAGCCGGAGTGACCGTGCCCCGCACAGCATTACTCGCAGATATGCTCGCGGATCCATCGGACTGGCGGTTTCCGGTGATATTGAAACCCTTAGGCGGAAGCAGTTCGATCGGCCTCGCGGTAGCACGCACTCCGGAGGAGGCGCGACAGATCGGAGCCCAGCGAGATGATTATCTGGCGCAAGAGCAGTGGTTGGGGCGGGAATATACAGTGAATATTTTTTTCGATGCTCGCGGCGCTTTACGCTGCGCCGTGCCGCACTGGCGGATCGAAACTCGCGGCGGCGAGGTGAGCAAGGGACGGACGGAGCGCGTGCCGGCGCTGGAAAAGGCTGCAAAACAGATCGCAGCCGCACTGCCTGGCGCTCGCGGAGCGCTTTGCTTTCAGGCCATCGTCAACGAAAGAGGCGAGGCGGGGGTTTTTGAATTGAACGCCCGGTTCGGTGGCGGCTATCCCTTGGCGCATCGTGCGGGTGCACGGTTTTCGCAATGGCTCCTCGAAGAGGTCGCGGGTCTGCCCTGCACGGCAAATGATGACTGGAAAGAGGGCGTAACGATGCTGCGTTACGATGCCGCGGTGTTTGTGTAG
- a CDS encoding phosphotransferase family protein, giving the protein MRVSLLLQREPFGELLARTLAPYWSAELGQPVDVRWAQPASGDQIWQGNIYLNFFCVAAVNPSCFDIIVQEFGFARSVWRRGLQSAYVRAAVTPPFRSLLSQVSFGVSVPVPDAESKLVIGGNHRLRVIEPARARSTVIHKAGYSRLSFDREVTARRGLATKLAPPFEGVDTSGLAFREEYFAGTPANRMPAAAEEKARQAAVNRLVAEIHRPSMSVFSLDEHVARVCADLIALCPEATNIIGEWKSWFAEFASVPIGVCFTHGDFQGANILVQDRRLHVIDWETASERSQLYDLATLDSQIRLAPVALQAWEQTLARWTSVPASAPRLEVAPESRGAWLAHGGVWWLEEILLQFEESRLAEHLSGHNTRDAMLLQSLGHALDYLRRLK; this is encoded by the coding sequence ATGAGAGTTAGTCTTCTTTTGCAGCGCGAGCCGTTCGGCGAATTGTTGGCGCGCACCCTCGCACCTTACTGGTCGGCCGAATTAGGCCAACCGGTGGACGTGCGGTGGGCGCAACCGGCGTCCGGGGATCAAATTTGGCAGGGCAACATTTACTTGAACTTCTTCTGTGTGGCCGCGGTGAATCCATCTTGCTTCGACATCATTGTGCAGGAGTTCGGGTTTGCCCGCTCAGTGTGGCGTCGCGGGTTGCAGTCGGCCTACGTGCGCGCTGCGGTTACACCGCCATTTCGCTCCTTGCTGTCGCAGGTGAGCTTCGGTGTTTCGGTGCCGGTGCCGGACGCGGAGAGCAAGCTAGTCATTGGAGGTAATCACCGCTTGCGAGTTATCGAACCCGCACGCGCCCGCAGCACTGTGATTCATAAGGCGGGGTATAGTCGCTTGTCATTTGATCGCGAGGTAACGGCGCGGCGCGGTCTGGCGACCAAGCTGGCGCCGCCTTTCGAAGGGGTTGACACGTCGGGTTTGGCCTTTCGCGAAGAGTATTTCGCCGGCACGCCCGCCAATCGAATGCCGGCTGCAGCCGAAGAGAAGGCCCGACAAGCGGCAGTGAATCGCCTCGTCGCGGAGATTCATCGACCTTCAATGAGCGTCTTTTCACTGGATGAGCATGTGGCGCGAGTTTGTGCAGATCTAATCGCTCTGTGCCCTGAAGCGACGAACATCATTGGTGAGTGGAAGTCTTGGTTTGCGGAATTCGCCTCAGTGCCAATTGGCGTTTGTTTCACCCATGGCGACTTTCAGGGTGCCAATATTCTTGTGCAGGATAGACGACTCCACGTGATTGACTGGGAGACTGCGAGTGAACGATCGCAACTTTACGATCTAGCGACGCTTGATTCGCAAATTCGGCTCGCGCCAGTTGCTTTGCAGGCGTGGGAGCAAACCTTGGCCCGCTGGACGTCTGTGCCGGCCAGTGCACCTCGGCTGGAAGTAGCTCCGGAGAGTCGCGGGGCCTGGTTGGCGCATGGCGGCGTCTGGTGGCTTGAGGAGATACTCCTTCAGTTTGAGGAATCGCGACTAGCCGAGCATCTGTCGGGTCACAACACGAGAGACGCGATGCTGTTGCAATCGCTAGGCCATGCGCTCGACTACTTACGCCGATTGAAATGA
- a CDS encoding nucleotidyltransferase domain-containing protein produces the protein MSHRKLKLRRLRPVEQLFCHCLADAPLGAGTDEVSDDELWEFACREDAQSIVGRRFAMEETRGAPRWQEAVARVRGTLTLYLQQLDRVATALATEGIPLIALKNSGIARGLFPDLAGCPMGDIDVLVSPGDFRRAHEVMKRLGFELGNRSPFEMSDIEEAEQHGGAEYTFELADGSTLWFELQWRPVAGRWIRPEQEPEADELIANSVSITGTDVRLLGPEDNLLQVCLHTAKHTFVRAPGFRLHTDVDRIARRCTIDWDQFCARVERIGVRTAVYLSLLIPKELLGTPVPCDVLERLNFAPRKHRIMLRWLEKVGWFNPNQKKWGKLGYIVFNFLLYDDVSGVVRAVFPDQTWMQERYGITSRWSLPWCYARRIADLLLKRAKT, from the coding sequence ATGTCTCACCGAAAATTGAAGTTGAGAAGACTGCGGCCGGTCGAGCAGTTGTTTTGCCATTGCTTGGCCGACGCGCCGCTCGGTGCGGGGACCGACGAAGTTTCCGATGATGAGCTTTGGGAGTTTGCGTGCCGGGAAGACGCGCAGAGCATCGTCGGCCGGCGTTTTGCAATGGAGGAAACGAGAGGGGCGCCACGGTGGCAGGAAGCCGTCGCTCGGGTGCGTGGCACCTTGACCTTGTACTTGCAGCAGCTCGATCGCGTCGCGACGGCGCTGGCAACGGAGGGCATCCCGCTTATCGCTTTGAAAAACTCGGGTATTGCGCGTGGTCTGTTTCCCGACTTGGCGGGGTGCCCCATGGGTGACATTGATGTGTTGGTATCGCCGGGTGATTTTCGCCGAGCACATGAAGTGATGAAACGGCTTGGATTCGAACTCGGTAATCGGAGCCCGTTCGAGATGTCCGACATCGAGGAGGCCGAACAGCATGGGGGCGCAGAGTACACGTTTGAACTGGCTGACGGCTCGACGTTGTGGTTTGAGCTTCAGTGGCGCCCTGTCGCCGGGCGTTGGATTCGGCCGGAGCAAGAACCAGAGGCGGACGAATTGATCGCGAATTCGGTGTCGATCACAGGAACGGACGTCCGGCTGCTCGGACCGGAAGATAATTTGCTGCAGGTCTGTCTTCATACGGCGAAACATACGTTCGTGCGCGCCCCGGGATTCCGTCTGCACACGGACGTTGATCGCATCGCGCGGCGCTGCACAATCGACTGGGATCAGTTTTGCGCTCGCGTAGAGCGCATCGGGGTGCGCACCGCGGTGTATCTTTCGCTGCTCATTCCCAAGGAGCTTCTCGGGACGCCGGTGCCATGCGACGTGTTGGAGCGCTTGAATTTTGCGCCCCGCAAACACAGGATTATGCTTCGCTGGCTGGAGAAGGTCGGGTGGTTCAACCCGAACCAAAAAAAATGGGGCAAGCTTGGCTATATCGTATTTAATTTTCTGCTCTACGATGACGTCAGCGGCGTGGTTCGTGCGGTGTTTCCCGATCAAACGTGGATGCAAGAGCGCTATGGAATTACTTCGCGCTGGAGCCTACCATGGTGCTACGCTCGGCGTATCGCGGACCTTTTGCTAAAACGGGCGAAAACGTGA
- a CDS encoding PIN domain-containing protein, with amino-acid sequence MKYLLDVNALLAWEHSDSSHHAAFHTWAKQAGRSHLWTCAHTELGFLRVSMQVFGYSLAQASEALSLLKEHVGGFIAVAPSPRLPRWASTAVKTSDAYLTQLARENGLRLATFDAGIKDDAVELIGQPAREGSR; translated from the coding sequence GTGAAATACCTCCTCGATGTGAATGCCCTTCTCGCGTGGGAACACAGCGATTCATCGCATCACGCGGCATTTCACACTTGGGCCAAGCAGGCAGGGCGTTCCCATCTCTGGACCTGCGCCCATACTGAACTTGGGTTTTTGCGGGTGTCGATGCAGGTGTTTGGCTACAGTCTGGCGCAAGCGTCAGAGGCCCTATCCTTGTTGAAGGAGCACGTGGGAGGATTCATTGCGGTTGCGCCATCGCCGCGTCTGCCACGCTGGGCTTCGACGGCGGTAAAAACGTCGGATGCGTATCTCACGCAACTGGCGCGTGAAAACGGGCTGCGGCTGGCGACGTTCGACGCAGGCATCAAGGATGACGCGGTGGAGTTGATCGGTCAGCCAGCGAGAGAGGGGAGCCGTTGA
- a CDS encoding glycosyltransferase, translating into MKILQTISHYVPAYRFGGPLQVAHALGKELVKLGHEVIVCCTNQADEQSALNVPINTPVELDGIQVYYEPVQRGRRWGYSPPLGRRVEQLVLRSDVVIAHSHFQYAGWVGARAARRAGKPYLVYAHGSLKRDSLRASSGLAKRAYLALMENANLRGAKHVVFNAEEELDDSLYSQNGLVLNNGISADEFAVLPQRGGFRALNPELADRTLFLFLGRIDIQQKAVDLIVESFGQIVAACPEAMLLLAGPSEGGDVAVIETLIRRLGLQAHVRFLGLVSGTAKLDLLRDADVFLMPSRYEGLSIALLEAMASGLPVILSDRAGLHREVARHTCGIVVAPEKKAVTAAMLRLLGQEDRRRMGEAARTMVMRDYTWTVIAEQLEQVIYSCLTEN; encoded by the coding sequence ATGAAGATTCTTCAAACCATTTCGCATTATGTTCCAGCGTATCGTTTTGGCGGTCCTTTGCAGGTCGCACATGCTCTGGGTAAGGAGTTGGTCAAGCTGGGGCACGAAGTAATCGTATGCTGCACAAATCAAGCGGATGAACAGAGTGCGCTCAATGTGCCGATCAACACTCCGGTAGAGTTGGACGGGATTCAAGTGTACTATGAACCTGTGCAGCGAGGCAGACGCTGGGGCTACTCGCCGCCATTAGGTCGACGGGTCGAGCAACTTGTGCTCCGGAGTGACGTCGTAATTGCACATTCACATTTTCAATATGCAGGATGGGTTGGAGCGCGAGCGGCTAGACGAGCGGGAAAGCCGTATCTCGTGTATGCGCATGGTAGTTTGAAGCGCGATTCCCTGCGCGCCAGCAGTGGACTCGCCAAGCGCGCCTATCTCGCATTAATGGAAAACGCGAACCTACGGGGGGCGAAGCATGTGGTGTTCAATGCGGAGGAGGAATTGGACGATTCCCTCTACTCTCAGAACGGACTTGTTTTAAACAATGGTATTTCAGCAGATGAATTTGCGGTCTTACCTCAGCGGGGAGGATTTCGTGCCCTCAATCCTGAATTAGCGGATCGCACGCTCTTTCTATTCCTCGGGCGTATAGACATCCAACAGAAGGCGGTTGATCTCATTGTAGAATCATTCGGCCAAATCGTGGCCGCTTGTCCGGAAGCGATGCTCCTGCTAGCCGGTCCTTCGGAGGGCGGGGATGTCGCAGTGATTGAAACGCTGATCCGCCGCCTCGGGTTGCAAGCTCACGTCCGCTTTCTTGGCCTGGTCAGCGGTACGGCAAAACTCGATTTGTTGAGGGATGCGGATGTGTTTCTGATGCCCTCGCGCTACGAGGGACTTAGCATTGCGCTGCTTGAAGCGATGGCGTCGGGATTGCCGGTCATCTTGTCCGATCGCGCCGGTTTACATCGAGAAGTCGCCCGCCACACCTGCGGGATTGTGGTCGCGCCGGAGAAGAAGGCAGTGACGGCTGCTATGCTTCGGCTCCTGGGTCAGGAGGACCGCCGCCGCATGGGCGAGGCCGCACGCACGATGGTTATGCGAGACTACACTTGGACGGTCATCGCCGAACAACTGGAGCAAGTTATCTACTCATGTCTCACCGAAAATTGA